From Quercus lobata isolate SW786 chromosome 11, ValleyOak3.0 Primary Assembly, whole genome shotgun sequence:
GAGCATACTCCCTCCCAGGACACATTCGAGGTCCTCCTCCAAATGGTACAAAAGTGTAAGGTTCAGGTCCATTCCCTTCAAATCTTGAAGGATTAAATTTCTCCGGATCTTGAAAGTATTTGGGATTTTTATGTGTCGAATATGGAGTCCAAAATGTCTGCAAAATATATGGATTAACACTAAGAATCACCATTATAACATAGAGAATTGATGTATAATTTAGCTCATGTACTGGTAACTTGGTAAGTGTCACATACCTTCCACCCTTTGggaatagtaaaatttgtgtaaGTGAAGTCATTTACAACCTCTCTAAATGTTCCTTGAGTAGGTGGTGTTAGCCTCATAGACTCAAGTGCCACATTCCAAGAGTACTTCATCTTGCTAATGTCGTCCCAATTCAACAAATCATTCGGGCCTTTAGATATTGCAATTCCCATTTGCTCTGTTTACAAATAAGGCCCACTTTTTCATTAGATTAATCATTCGAAATTTCATTTATAAGTTATGTCACTTGTCTGAAGGCATATAGCATACCAAACAAAGTTTCTATTTCTTCTTAGGGAGCCACAGTAAGGTTTTGCATCTATAGTGTGTATGTAGATGTATTGATAATGCTAGaccatttaataattttatattagatatgtattttgataaatgaaccattaaattatatttttttccttataccTTATATTTGTCCAAAATATCAAGATCATCATAGATCAATAATTgtcttatttttaaaatattttcaaaacataggTTATGGATCGAATAATAAATCACATAAgttattgatcaaatagtacATAACATTCGATTAATATGtaatttgacatgcatgttaaaaagtacaaaaatgtttaatttaaaGGTggaaattttcatattttaatccAAGAAGAAGTTATTAAGCAGTGCTATATTAACAAAGATATACACCAAATTTAGTtgaatatatacatatagaaaatatgaaaatgaattcTAAACTGAAATTGTTGTTGATCCCCAACCGCAATACAACATTATACTATCGAAAATTGTTAAATGGTAGAGACACTAGTACTATTGATAAAGTTTATTTTATACTAGGAAACAACGCCAGCCCAAGATAGTTTGAGGCTGCACAAATTTTAAAggagtttttttatatttcacttaataaatatttaatttatttttttattatatattttttatttcaatttattattaattcttactTATTATATAGGTTTTACGAACTGACAtatcaccaataaaaaaaaaattattcaaacattcatttattatattgtttaaataacatcGATGATCATATTCATGTCAcattagtttataaattttttgttgtaaaatttgtattagctttagcatttttcattcaCTTAATGCTGATTGGGTtatatttctattaattttttttttttttttgttaaaaaaatgctaaactTACGACAAATTTAACTACAAAcaacttacaaactaatgtgacaATAAGGTGGCATTTTAACAACAGAATCAATTGAGTATTAAATTATCCGCATATCAATTTATAGGACCTATGTAATCAAACTAGTAATATTCTAACATAACTCTAATATTTTAAGACTTCTTaagcatagaaaaaaaaaaaaaacatgtaactcacattttttattttttattccttaattacccaaaaaaaataataaaaaaccctTACCGCCCTCATActttggggccttaggccatgGCCTAAATGGCCTAGGCCGCCGGCCCTGCTAGGAAAGAAGTGTAGCttaattgtaatttaattgAAAGAAGCCAGGGTTAAGTGTTGAGAAGTACCTTTGAAGACCTCACTGTAAACATGAGGAAACTCTGCTAGATACTTCAACACAAATGTGATAGCTGAATTTGTGGAATCATGGCCAGCAATAAGTAAGGACATAATTCTACTAGCAATCATCATCTCATTAATAGCTTTTCCTTGCTCATCTAATTCAAGGAGCGAGTGAGTCAAAAAGTCACGAGCAACTGTCCCATTATTCTCGGATAGCTCCTTCTTCCTCTGTTTGATGACTTCTAAAATCTCCTGGCGAATAACTTTGCCTTCTCTTATGGCACGGTTGAAGGTTGTGCCTGGTATATTTATAGGCACAGACAGTAAACCATGCATGATAATGGCAAAGTGATCAGCAAATTTTGTCACATGGCTGTGATTtgtgacatttaaaaaaaacctacaagCCAATGCAAAGGTATATTTCATGGAGAGTGGATAAACTTTGACTTTTCTGTAAGGAGACCACTGTGTCTCCAAGTGTTCCTTTGCCATGGAGTCCATGATGGGTATGAAATGTTGAAGAGCTTCGGGCTTGAGAAATTCAACCACGGACCTCCTCATTTGAGCAAAATCTTTTTGGGCTACATCTTCAAGAAGTTCAGGAGAAGATATAATTTTTAGCATGGAGCGTGGCCACCAAGtggagagattttttttatcgTTGTAGAACAGTGACTTGTTTGCTGAAGCACCACAAAACACAACCATGTTCTCACCAAACAGTGAGGTTTTGAAGAGATCCTGTGAATATTTTCTCATTCTGTCGTTAAAAAAGCTCTCTTGGGTTCCTCTTCTTCTAGCCGTGGCAAATTCCAATGTTTCTCCAATGACAGGCCATCCTTTTGTACCAGGTGGCAACTTGGCATGATTggatttttgtttatatataaggAATATGAGAGAGACCGAAATACATAGGATTACAAGGTGAAGCAAGTTTGGGAAGAAATCCATACCAACTTCCACAATTACAGCAATGAGCAAGACGTGAAAAGGTGATGGACAAGCTCTAGCAAGTTTAGCTAGgatatatataggaaaagaaGAGTGCTTGCATTTTCTAGAGACTGAAAGATTTTAGAGAAAAAGGTTAGAACCTAAGAGTACCActtgaatttttgttgtattaattgttattttggTATATGCAGTACTGTTTTGAACTATAATGTTTATCATATGCTCAGagtttaattttctcaaaagacTTATTACCAGTTTTTAGTGAAGGTTAATCAGAAGCCacattttcattgcttgccacGCATTCGACCTGATCTGACCAAGGATCACATGCATTGGTAACCCAACTTTGAAAACCAATCTGACTCTCCTCACTACGAACAAGCCGTATATCTTGTTTCAGTTCTCTTATCTGACAATATCTTGTGATTTTGATttgcttttgagttttgatatgATTTGGTTTGGTATCCaacaatacaaaattattatttttactttcaacGAATAACTCTTGGCCTACCAAACAAAATGATTGATATCCGACAATACATCTTGAACTGTGTATCAATGCATGAGATAATTGGTCAGGGATAAGAGAAACCCATTCCCACTTGAAAGTGTACAGACTTCAGATTGTGCAATCCAGCAATGTCATGAAATAAATATGGTCGTGGACCCATGCATATGAGCAATGAAATAAAGCAGTCCCACTTTGGATTTTCATATCATATATTGAGATGTGGACCCATGCATATGAGCAATGAAATAAAGCAGTCCCACTTTGGATTTTCATATCATATATTGAGATATTACTTCTTGTCCTAAATTATtaggctttatttatttttcttttctttttttaatagaaggGGCTTATTTCGTTTTGGATGTaccaaattattcaaaataattttttaacatgctttataatttatttaaaaaaccaatatatttattaataaattttaaataaatgagttttttttcctgttgagaaaattaaatagttgtgaaaatttacatatttttatgtaaatgaTATACATCAAATGATTTCCTTCCAAGGTTTGATTTTAAAAcatgaataataaaataggACAGAAGGACTATTTATCATGAGAAATCTctctttaaaatataaaaattaataaacccaatagttattttatatatttttatataaatgataTACATCAAATGATTTCCTTCCAAGGTTTAATTCTTAAAACAtgactttaaaataataaaaatgaataaactcaatagataaaatttaaaagttctttttttagaatcacttaccataaaagttaaaagttaaaagtattTATTACTTGGTTAAAATAATATGATAAATCTTTATTCGGTTTTCTATCAAGCTTAGGCCCTTTATTAGGGGTGTGCGCAGGTCGAACTGGGCGGGTAAATGCCAATTTTTCTATCTAATCTGCCACTAGCAAGTTGCGAAAATTCCAATTTGCTACCAACCTACCAAAGTCTAAATCCGGCGGATTGGTTACAAATTTTGGTGGTTTCAACTCAGCGGATTAGGTGGGTTGGGTAGGTTGAtgttaacaatatttttttaaaaaataatatcacaaacttcaattttttattaaataatctCAAAATATAACTAATGCACGAAAAAAAACTAAAGGTAGATTTCAATGAATAATCTCAATTCTAACATAAACATAGGGTcaatgaaaaagagatatatCATCTCTAGCAAAAGTAGTCTCTACCTCACAActtaggaaattaaaaaatagtagGCTCTACCTTACAACTTaggaaaattaaatcaacaaacTCAAAGTCTTAACGTTTCCAAAGTCACATCaaggattaaaaataaaaaataaaaaattagacaaagACAAAGAACTAGATGATCTATATTCTTATGTAATATATAACATATTTAACTTGAATATACAATGAACTACTTGAATATACAAAGAATCTGCCTGCTAGAATGGCTTTACTTGTAATATTATAAtacattttataatatataaacgGATCAAATGAcacaaaccaaaataaaaaagacaaaaaagaattaaacaaTAGAAGACAATAACGCAAGTACGTACCTTTGTGATTGTTGGTGAAGAAttgaaataataagaaataGGCTTCAAAAAGgttaaagaagaaagagaaagggaaagacAGTGGTTGAAGGTGAAAGCCAAAAGTGAAAGGTGAGAAGAAAAAGTGAGACCTAGAGCCACAAAGTGTATACTATATACACAGCTAAAGTAAATGGGATAGGTGGTAGGTAGGGTGTTTAGGTTTCAATgttgactttttaaattttctttaaggaaTTTTTTGAGGGCCAGTTCTATTCAGggaattgattattgattagttgTAAAAATTTATTAGGTGAATTGATTAACTTTAAATACTTAACAATCTGaactaatatattttattttttatgtatgtaTAATTAAGCGGGTGGATCAAGTTGTAACGGGTTGGCAATTTTTCAATCCATAACCCAATTCAATCCGCAATTTTGAGGTTCTAACCGCCCCAACCCAAATCGCCTAATTTAATGACCTATATGGGGCAGGCAGATCGAGTGCGGGTCAGGCGGGTTAAGCGGATATTTTGCACACCCCTACCCTTTAACATGATGGTCTTTTCGAAGCTGGGTCTACAACTCAGTTTTCTTTCATCACTCATGGGAGAGGAGCAAACATGTGAAGGTAAAGTGTGAATGAGAAGTTACATGAAAGAGGAATGAAGAAAAAAGGACGAcataaatgaaaagagagaagaacaatTAAATAGTGTCATGTGAAGAAACTTTGTTTGGATGGGAACTACAAATCAACAACTAGGTCAAGGatttggtccatttggataATATCCGTGAGGGGTGGGTGCATTCTTTTTGCAGAGGTAAGGAGCAAATCCACGTGTATTGAATTAGTGTGCGATCTGGTTAGCATCATACAGGTGGAAGGAAAAAGCTTGGAGGAGTTTGCCATGATTGCGTGGTTAATATGGATTCGAAGAAACAAATTGAGACACAACAAACCAACCTTGCCAGTTTCGAAGCTTGCCCAATTTGCCTTGACCTTGTTACATGAGTTCCAACAGGGTAAGCAGTGGAAAGAATCCCAAACGAGAGCTAGACCAGTGCGGTGACAGCCTCCACCAGAGGGCTCAGTGAAAGTAAATTTCAGCAGGCGGTGTTTGGGGAGGAGCAAGCGGGAGGCATTGGGGTGGTCTTTCACAGCAATGAGGTTAGTTGCTCTGTCCGAGAAGGTACCCATGCCAACATCAGTGGAGATTTTGGAAATGATGGCTGCTCGAAGAGCTACAATTTTTGCTCGGGAACTTGGCTTTCGCAAGGTGTGCTTTGAAGGAGATGCAAACCTCGTGGTGAAGAATTTGCAGACAGGGAAGGACCCAAATGTGCTGGCTGGCCACTTAGTAAAAGACTTCACGTCTATAGGGGTTATTTTCAACCCTATTCTATCATCCATGTAAGGTGGCAGGGTAATTATTTTGCCCATGCTTTAGCTAGGGATGCTATGCTTTCTTTTCCGTTAAGAGTTTGGGGGGAGGTTGTTCCTCCaaacattttaaattatgttGTAAAAGACTTGgtttagttatatattttcAGCTCGTGTTGGgttgttcctcaaaaaaaaaaaaaaaaagggtcaaggATTTGGTCCAACGAAACTGCACAGCCAAAAAAAAGCTTTGGCAAATTCCCCCACTAGAGTCCTTCCTGATTGCAATTTGGAAATATGTAAATAGGAAactttggcaaaaataatttaagaaactttttatgataaattgaaatgttgtaaaatttttatttatttatttatttattatttttataaaaatgtcttaaaatggtttattaatgaTTTCATGTATGCTTTccattgcaaaattttttttttttttttgaagggaatTTGAACCATGctataacaaaaatttgcacaatttttatcataacttGTTAGatgatgagtttttttattttattttgggaaaaATACCTTGACACCCCTTGAGCTTTGGAGTTGTTGTCATGACACCCCATAAACTTTTATTTCAGCCAATTTAGTTCCTAAACTTCACACCTTAGCCAAATCACTACATCCGTTAGTCTCCAGTTAATAAACTAAGAGTCATGCTAACGAGTTTAGTCTCTGGTTAATTTCCCGTAAACTGACGGTTCAAATCATGTGCGAGgcacaaataaccaaaaaaaaaaaaaaaaatcccaggcCTAGATGAACCAATTCAGAGGAAAAAGAAACATAGGACTCagttttaagagagagagaaagaggatcAAACGAAACTCGCTGTCCGTGGTCTTGCCGGAGCTAATGTCCCTTCACCTTTCGCACCACTCGTGATTTCAACTATGCAGTTCATTTTCTATCGTTCAACTGCACAAAATCACTGGGTTCAACtatatattgtttaaattaatAGTTTAAGGTTCTTTTAAATTACTGTTGAGGTGAGAaatctttgtttcttttgcGTTGAGGTGACTATGTTGGACTTCAAATCATTGCAGCATCATGGAGCTTCTTGtagattattattttaatatatattgtttgatttgcTTCAGCAAGCCATTCAAATCTGGGACCTTAATAAATTTAAACTTTTCAATGTTTTCATAATTCGCTGATATAATTTAAGCTTTTCAATGTCTTGTTGTGAAAAGGATTACACTCTTTAGACTTTAAACCGTCGCCGTTCAAAGTCGGATAGCCACAGAATGCCTTTCAACGAAGAAATTGATAAGATGTGCAAGGATTTGGCGAGACCACAGATGGCGGcctggcttttttttttttttttttttggttaaatcgGTTCATCTGAGCCTCAGTTTCATTCGGTGATATATAGTCACAGAATGCCTCTCTCAAAACTGGTTCGATCCCTCAGTTTCTCTTTCCTCTCAATCGGTTCAtctaggcctttttttttttttttttttttttttcgtgccTCACACGTGAGTTGAACGTTAGTTTATTAACGGGAGACTAACGGAGGTGTGAAGTTCAGGTACTAAATTGGCATGAAATAAAAGTTCATGGGAAGTGTCATGGCAACAAGTAACAATCACAAAGTTCAAGGGATGTGTGAAGTTGggtaatattttttgtaatccTGAGAGCACTCACatgagtgtatatatatatatatatatataaatatatataatttacatatttttgtataaaaaatgacCCATATCAATTAGTGTATGATTGtgtaaacttataaatttgttacaatgtaaatttacactgacactatttatttttattttttttttatatatgatgaAAGAAGAGAGTGGAAAGAGAGTGGATGATGATTGTTATGTgtgaataaagaaaaacaattaaaaaatcaagaatttttttttttttttttaatgtaatgtagtgtaaaatagataatatgatTGAGTGTTTTTAAAAgtaagtatgtaaaatagaaaaattagattcttatgctaaaataaacccaaaaaaaaaagtttacacaAATTGATGCAATTCTAAAgtaaatttcccaaaaaaatagggGCTATAAAGAATTAGGAACAAGATGagacagcaaaaaaaaaaaaataaataaagaaaaagatataaagtggtttaaaagcattcacatcagtctcaccaatttaatattttagtaaaaatttatttaaactcaACCGAAACAAGCGTGCATCAGCCTCACTAAATTAACTAAAGTTTTTAAAGAAGATATTCTCATCGCTACACGTAGTGAGCCTCTATCCTCACTAcattaaattttaatgtatGAGTTTTAGTTATCTCAACTTGTAAAGTCTTTGAGAGTTGAATAATAGATCTAGAATTCAATTTCTGCCAACACTAAAAACCGATTGGAAttttggtctaataataaaaagttattactaGGAACTATTAGTATTTTGTAGTGTTGGAGATATATTAGTTATATTAGCTTATTAGTATAGGTCTAAGCTCATCCTATAAGACTCGTACTTATGCTAAAAGTCTAAGATTTAGctttctatatatatacccaTGTTATGTTTATTGTAACATAAGATTTGTACAACGTtctcatataataaatatgtaatCTTTTGTTCTTGTGTTCTCTAATTTATGCTTCTACTTTTGTAAGTATTCTAAAATAttcaatataatatattaactctaatatttaacaaatactTAATGGGCTCTCAACTTCAAATTAATACTACGGATTTACATTCCTTTGAAATCCGTAGTTCCTTCGCTTTTCCTCCTAGGAATTTCTATTCAACATTTCAGCGCAGCTGTCCTATCAAGTATCAATAAATAGTCAATCTGTGGGTTCcacttatttctttttcaatttgatttttcccttttgatttttcaaatcaaaGAGGGTGGCCAAAATAGCCCACTAACCCTACTTAGCAAAAACGTTAgcaatttattacttatttgaaaatatgtaaagATCTATCACATTTTTGAAAGGACACggattttctccaaacaagTTTGCAACAACTGCTGCAAACAAGGACAGATGTCAATTAAACAAGGAGACACCTAAGCAATCACTTAAGCAAGGGTCCATTTTAAGTGAATTGCTGTTAACCCTAACGTTAATAGCGTCAGCgttaggagaaattataagattaACATGGTGGACAAGTAATGTGGTCTATCATTctattaaaaaacttccacttatttaaaattgttagttaaattttttttttttaaacagaaattaaaaactgactcagcaattttaaataaattgaagttttttagtggaatggcgGACAAATGACGTGATCCACCAGAGGACTATAATTTCTCTAGCGTTAGGTAGAGTCATGCCCCTGCTTCCTCTCACCCACAGCTTTAAACACGTACGCCTCTCTCTTATCTCCTCTGTTTTCTTAGCAAACTCAGATCGACAAGAGCTTGGGTGAACAGGCGGAATCGACGGTGGCCACATGCAGCGGCCGCGAATATCACCAGACCATATCTCCATTCCTCCTCTTCACCCGCTTCCCTTATCGCAGATTCTGCCCCATTCACTTTCTCACTCAACCGATGCCACTCCCATAAATTCGCTGCCAAGGACCACCACTCCATCGTTTCTCGGCATTCTCCCTGACAGTGACAAATGCAATGGTTCTCAATTTGTTTAGGTCTGATTTTCATTGAATttattgtaattaaaaaaaaaaacattgtttttttaaagataattattCCCTCAAATTGGTTTCTCAAATTGCATTATATTTGAAGTATGAATATTTGTCCTTATGATTATTACCATAGTTGAGTTCTATAGCTTAAGAGCTTatggttttgttggttttgaatGGGTATTTATTGTTGGTGGCAAGGATTTATATACTACTTATTTTTTGGGAgttttttagtataatttttgtTGAATAGGATATTTAGGTATTTTGAGTTCCgaatattgttgttgttgttcattGTGACTGTTTGTAAGACTATAAGCAACTACGGTTTTTTGCTaggtttattaaaaaattgaatattatttttcatattgaaTATTCTTAACACTATTgctttttattgatttttggaTTTAGGAAGAAACTCAAGTAAGACCTATTGATGGTAGTCCAAACACCCTGAGTAAACACAATAAAGAAATTAAGGCACCAatgattggaatgaaatttgatTGTGATGACAGTGCATATGAGTTTTACAAACAATATGCTCATAGAATGGGCTTCAGTGTAAGGAAACAGTATGTTAGGCGAGGAAGTGCTGGACATGTTAAGAGGAGAACATTTTGTTATTCAAAACAAGGTGAATGAGCTATTGACAGACGTTGTGAACGGGTATCTTTCCATCACCCAATTTCACGAATCGGTTGTTTAGCACAAATGACTTGTCAGCTTCAAAAGGATGGTATGTTAGAAGTTGTTTCTTTTCATGAACAACATAATCATGAGTTTGCTCCTTCTCCAATGAAACACATGTTAAgatcaaatagaaaaattacaCCTGCCCAACAAGCTTTTGCAGATGATGTAGAAAAATCTAGGGTATCAATAAAACAAACCATAGATTTGTTGAGCATGCAAGTTGGTGGTTATGAAAATCTTGGGTTTAAATGTTATATGTAGGAATCTtttgattgtgaaattttggttGGACAAGATCACATTGGGTTATATGGCTTGAATCGGGTGTGTATAGTCGTTATGAATTTTGCTAAAacttaaacttatattttccttttagttattttttccatacacttattttatatttggtggCATATTTTGCAGGTTTCAATAGATCATGATATTGACAACCTTTGAAAAACACCATATTGGCTGTTTTCCTTTGTGTTTTGCACAGTTTTTGGACAACATATTGGCTGTTATATAACATTTAGTGGACAGAACTTTGACAGTATTTTGGACAGCACATTTGACTTTGACAGATTTTTGGACAGCATATCTAACAATTTGGACAGATTTTGGATAATTTCATATTCAATGGGAAagttcatttttatattttttgtatctaTGTATTTGCATATTTGAACAAGGCAGCTTTAAATGAATGCAATAGAATGatatgaatgaaaatttaaattcagGAACTTTAAATTTAGCAATAGATTTGTtgagcttttctttttatttggctCTCTTTTAAGATTCAGGAAGTTTAAACTTAGAAATGGATTTGGTTAGCAAAAAACATTTCAGGTGAGCGCGCAACCATATCTGACAATTTGGATTTGGTTGGAACATGCTTATTTCTGTTGTGAGCTAGTTGCATGTGGTATATGATCACATGGCCCACTACAAGAGGTCCATAATCTTCAATCACATGTAACATCAATTAAACAACCAAAATCTAAACAAAGGGAGAGGAATAAAGAGTGGTACCACAGTGTTACCtttataaataaagtaaaaaaaaacatataataattCTTTTGGTTGGCAAGGAACTAATAATATTATGtcaaaactcaatttgatgTAACAAAACTGATGGTGAACTAAAAATCGGACCATCTCCAGTTCGTCCATAGAGTCGTCCAAAACCAGAAGGGTCGTCTAAGACCAGaaaggtcgtccaagaccagaagGGTTGTCCAAGACCAGAAGGGTCGTCCAAGACCCGGAAGGTCGTTTGGGTCATCCAAGACCAGAAGGGTCGTCCAAGACTAGAAGGGTCATCCAAGACCAGAAGGGTCGTCCAAGACTCGGAAGGTCGTTCGGGTCATCCAAGACCCGGAAGGTCATCCAAGACCAGaagggtcgtccaagaccacaagggtcgtccaagaccacATGGGTCGTCCAAGACCATAAGGGTCGTCTAAGACCAGaaaggtcgtccaagaccagaagggtcgtccaagaccagaagGGTCGTCCAAGACCCGGAAGGTCGTTCGGGTCATCCAAGACCCGgagggtcgtccaagaccagaagGGTCGTCCAAGACCTGGAAGGTCGTTCGGGTCATCCAAGACCAGaagggtcgtccaagaccataagggtcgtccaagaccagaaaAGTCGTCCATGACCAGAGAGGTCGTCCATGACCAGAGAGGTCGTCCATGACCAAAAGGGTCGTCCAGGACCACcagggtcgtccaagaccatAAGGGTCGTCTAGCTCACAAAGTGACCTAGACGATCTCCCAACACTTAGGAAAAATTCCGAAGATGGATTTGTCTACACCAACTTGTAATTCAGACCACGCGTTACTATTTTATCTTCTTCATCGCTATGGCAGTTATAGAAGATAAGACTTCTTATTCTAACTGCTATAGCGGTTGTGGGAGTTGAGTCTGAATCTTCGGAATCTCCATGAATATTGGGGCGGTTACTAAACAAGTAACCGCTATAAGGCCTACTATATAAAGACTCATCCATGCAAAATAAGAAAGGGGTTTTTTTCACTATTACATAAAAGTTGGGAATTCCTGAGTTTCCAAAACACAAagactaacttaagcatcggagggttcttggccggtTCACCCCGGTCACCTTtgatcttgtgtttctttcttttcaggcctTCCAAGCAACCATTAACCCATTGAAGCCCGGAGCATTtagcctactgattttctgtgcatcatcagttggcgccgtctgtgggaaagttaaatttgtattttgcaatTTATCTTTCTTAGACAAAAGGCTGTATGGTCCGGACAAGGTCAATGGCCACTAGTCCAGGCCACTAGGAGAGTGGGAACGCTTCTAGCCACCCCAATGCTCACCAGTCAGCACCTATCATGCAACCGCCTTCCGTCCCACAAATACAGTCCATGGCAGTCGCCATGGCGTCAAAATCAAGAACTGACCCGGGAGATCAACCAAACGAGGCAACGTCATGAATGGTGCGTAGGAGGGCAAGCTTAGAGTCAAGAAGTTAGAGAAGGAGAAAATATTATTCCCCTTTCATAGCTTCCATCAATAGTTATCCCTTGCCTtccaagttcaagatgccttcCTTGGATTCGTATGATGGAACACGTGACTCGTGTGATCACATTGCAACCTTCAAGACcacaatgcaccttcaaggagttcCAAATGAGAtaatgtgtagggccttcccaaCCACCCTTAAGGGACCAGCATGAGTGTGGATCAGTAAAATACCTCCGGATACTGTTGGTTCTTTCGAGGAGTTAAATAAGTTGTTCGTCAACAACTTTATTGAGGACAAAGGCATAAACGCTTCTAGTCCAGCCTGTTGACTATAGAACAAGGAGAAAATGAGAACTTGTGGTCCTTCATCACTCGCTTCAACAGGGAAGCCCTGATGGTAGACGAGATGGATGACACGTTGCTGTTGGTAGCCTTCCACAATGGAGTTAGTTCGAATGTAT
This genomic window contains:
- the LOC115969558 gene encoding beta-amyrin 28-monooxygenase-like, giving the protein MDFFPNLLHLVILCISVSLIFLIYKQKSNHAKLPPGTKGWPVIGETLEFATARRRGTQESFFNDRMRKYSQDLFKTSLFGENMVVFCGASANKSLFYNDKKNLSTWWPRSMLKIISSPELLEDVAQKDFAQMRRSVVEFLKPEALQHFIPIMDSMAKEHLETQWSPYRKVKVYPLSMKYTFALACRFFLNVTNHSHVTKFADHFAIIMHGLLSVPINIPGTTFNRAIREGKVIRQEILEVIKQRKKELSENNGTVARDFLTHSLLELDEQGKAINEMMIASRIMSLLIAGHDSTNSAITFVLKYLAEFPHVYSEVFKEQMGIAISKGPNDLLNWDDISKMKYSWNVALESMRLTPPTQGTFREVVNDFTYTNFTIPKGWKTFWTPYSTHKNPKYFQDPEKFNPSRFEGNGPEPYTFVPFGGGPRMCPGREYARLEILVFMHNVVTRFKWEKAILDEKLSFNISPIPVNGLPIYLKPHGHK